The Gemmatimonas sp. nucleotide sequence GTGTGACGGCGGCCTCGAAGGCGCCGGTGGGTGGTCAGATCATCAAGGATGCGAAGGGCAATCCCACGGGCGTGTTCGTGGACAATGCCAGCGACGTGCTCGAGAAGCAGGTCCCGGCTCCCACGGCGGCTGAGTACAAGAGCGCGCTCAAGGAAGCCATCGCGGTCATGCACAGCTGGGGACTCACGGGCATGCACGATGCCGGCGCCACGCGCGCGGCGATCGACACGTACGAAGAGCTGGCCAAGGCGAAGGAGTTGAATCTCCGTTTGTACGTGATGATCGGCGACGACAAGGCCGCGCTCGATCACTTCTTCGCCAAGGGTCCGCAGTCGGCGATGTACGACGGGCAGCTGTGGGTGCGGGCGGTGAAGCTATACGCCGACGGCGCGATGGGCTCGCGCGGGGCGGCCCTGTTGGAGCCGTACAGCGACGACCCGAACAACTCGGGGTTGTTGAAAAGCACGCAGGAGCACATCCGCGAAGTGGCCGAGCGTGGGCTCAAGGCGGGATTCCAGATCAACTCACACGCGATCGGCGACCGCGGCAATCGCGTGGTGCTCGACGCGTACGAGCAGGCGCTCAAGACGGTGCCCACGGCCGATCATCGCTTTCGCGTGGAGCATGCGCAGATCCTGCATTACGATGACATCCCGCGGTTTGCCCAGCTGGGTGTGATACCCAGCATGCAAGCCAGCCATCAAACCAGTGACATGTACTGGATCGGCAAGCGACTCGGTCCCACGCGCTTGTATGGTGCGTACGCGTGGCAGTCGCTGTTGCAGACGGGCGTGGTGATTCCGAACGGCAGTGACTTTCCGGTGGAGCAGGTGAATCCGCTCATCTCGTTCCATGCGTCGATC carries:
- a CDS encoding amidohydrolase; this translates as MIAFRTLLGAAVLAAPLGLSAQTVAPKAPADLIVTNARVYTADDARPLVEAFAVRDGRVAFVGSQREAAVLRGPNTRMVDAGGRTVIPGMVDAHAHFSGLAQTLRSVDLTGTNSLAEVIARVVAKSMSVPKGTWITGRGWDQNDWGVTDFPTHDALTAALPDHPVLLERVDGHATYANMAAMKAAGVTAASKAPVGGQIIKDAKGNPTGVFVDNASDVLEKQVPAPTAAEYKSALKEAIAVMHSWGLTGMHDAGATRAAIDTYEELAKAKELNLRLYVMIGDDKAALDHFFAKGPQSAMYDGQLWVRAVKLYADGAMGSRGAALLEPYSDDPNNSGLLKSTQEHIREVAERGLKAGFQINSHAIGDRGNRVVLDAYEQALKTVPTADHRFRVEHAQILHYDDIPRFAQLGVIPSMQASHQTSDMYWIGKRLGPTRLYGAYAWQSLLQTGVVIPNGSDFPVEQVNPLISFHASIARQDARDWPAGGWFPEQKMSREDALRSMTIWPAYAGFQESSMGSLTAGKFADFVILDTDIMRVPVEMVMKARVVSTYVGGKSVYEAAK